In the Arthrobacter zhaoxinii genome, one interval contains:
- a CDS encoding IclR family transcriptional regulator domain-containing protein produces MVIRAFDADHVQMTLSEVSRRTGLTRATARRFLLTLTELGYVRTDGRTFELTALVLQLGYSYLSGQSLPQLTQPVLEDLSREISESTSASVLDGDEIVYIARIHTRRLMTVGISVGTRFPAYATSMGRVLLAGLPEDRFEDYVSAVQLRPLTERTVTDPDRLRDAVAQVREQGWALVDQELELGLRSVAVPVLDPQGTVVAALNTSMQATAGLTLEEAAARVLPHLQQASATITAALAARS; encoded by the coding sequence ATGGTGATCCGGGCGTTCGACGCCGACCACGTGCAGATGACCTTGAGCGAGGTCTCCCGCCGCACCGGACTGACCCGGGCAACGGCCCGCCGCTTCCTGCTCACGCTGACGGAGCTGGGCTACGTCCGCACCGACGGGCGGACCTTCGAACTCACGGCGCTGGTGCTGCAGCTGGGGTACTCCTATTTGTCCGGCCAGTCCCTGCCCCAGCTCACGCAGCCGGTGCTGGAGGACCTCTCCCGGGAGATCTCCGAATCCACGTCGGCGTCCGTGCTGGACGGAGACGAGATTGTCTACATTGCCCGCATCCACACCCGCAGGCTGATGACCGTCGGCATCAGCGTGGGCACCCGGTTCCCCGCCTACGCCACCTCCATGGGCAGGGTGCTGCTGGCAGGGCTTCCCGAGGACCGCTTCGAGGACTACGTCTCCGCCGTGCAGCTGCGTCCCCTGACGGAGCGCACCGTCACGGACCCGGACCGCCTGCGTGACGCTGTGGCGCAGGTGCGGGAACAGGGCTGGGCCCTTGTGGACCAGGAACTGGAACTGGGGCTGCGTTCCGTGGCCGTTCCGGTCCTGGACCCGCAGGGAACAGTGGTGGCAGCACTTAATACCTCCATGCAGGCCACGGCAGGGCTTACGCTGGAAGAGGCGGCCGCCCGCGTGCTGCCGCATCTGCAGCAGGCGTCGGCCACGATTACCGCGGCCCTGGCCGCCCGCAGTTAG
- a CDS encoding 3-oxoacid CoA-transferase subunit B, with translation MSNGTEKLGKNDLAALVAADIAPGSFVNLGIGQPTLVSNYLRPEQNVTLHTENGMLGMGPEATGDEVDPDLINAGKIPVTELPGAAYFHHADSFAIMRGGHLDVCVLGAFQVSASGDLANWHTGAPDAIPAVGGAMDLATGAKDVYVMMSLFTKDGLSKLVKECSYPLTGVGCVTRVYTSEAVFLLKEDGVHVRETFGTTFEDLAAKMDIPLIRAAAGGQQ, from the coding sequence ATGAGCAACGGAACCGAAAAGCTGGGAAAGAACGACCTCGCTGCCCTGGTGGCAGCGGACATTGCCCCCGGGTCCTTCGTGAACCTGGGCATCGGCCAGCCGACCCTGGTCTCGAACTACCTTCGGCCCGAGCAGAACGTCACCCTGCACACCGAAAACGGGATGCTGGGCATGGGGCCTGAAGCCACCGGTGACGAGGTGGATCCGGACCTGATCAACGCCGGCAAGATCCCGGTGACCGAGCTGCCCGGTGCTGCCTACTTCCACCACGCAGACTCCTTTGCGATCATGCGCGGCGGGCACCTGGACGTCTGTGTACTGGGGGCGTTCCAGGTCTCCGCGTCCGGCGACCTGGCCAACTGGCACACCGGCGCGCCCGACGCCATCCCCGCAGTGGGCGGCGCCATGGACCTGGCCACCGGCGCCAAGGACGTCTACGTCATGATGTCCCTGTTCACCAAGGACGGCCTCAGCAAACTCGTGAAGGAATGCAGCTACCCGCTCACCGGCGTGGGGTGCGTCACCCGCGTTTACACTAGTGAGGCGGTCTTCCTGCTGAAGGAGGACGGCGTCCATGTCCGCGAGACCTTCGGCACCACGTTTGAAGACCTGGCGGCAAAGATGGATATCCCGCTGATCCGCGCCGCGGCCGGCGGCCAGCAGTAA
- a CDS encoding 3-oxoacid CoA-transferase subunit A, translating into MLNIVQDVDEAVAPIHDGATVMIGGFGRAGQPVELIEALLRQGAKDLTVVNNNAGNGEQGLAALIGAGRVKKIICSFPRQSDSQIFDAKYRAGEIELELVPQGNLAERIRAAGAGIGGFFTPTAYGTPLAEGKETRMIDGRGYVFETPLHADFALVKALRADKAGNLIYRKTARNFGPIMATAAKTAIVQVREIVDIGGIDPEAVVTPGIYVNSLVRVDREKAPAAA; encoded by the coding sequence GTGCTCAACATTGTGCAGGACGTCGATGAGGCAGTCGCGCCCATCCATGACGGCGCCACCGTCATGATCGGCGGGTTCGGCCGGGCAGGGCAGCCCGTGGAGCTCATCGAGGCGCTGCTGCGCCAGGGCGCCAAGGACCTGACCGTCGTCAACAACAACGCCGGCAACGGCGAACAGGGCCTCGCCGCCCTGATCGGCGCCGGCCGGGTGAAGAAGATCATCTGCTCCTTCCCGCGGCAGTCCGACTCGCAGATCTTCGACGCCAAGTACCGCGCCGGAGAGATCGAACTGGAACTGGTGCCCCAGGGCAACCTGGCCGAGCGCATCCGCGCCGCCGGGGCCGGCATCGGCGGATTCTTTACGCCCACCGCCTACGGCACGCCGCTGGCCGAAGGCAAGGAAACCCGGATGATCGACGGCCGCGGCTACGTCTTCGAAACTCCGCTGCATGCGGACTTCGCCCTGGTCAAGGCACTGCGCGCCGACAAGGCAGGCAACCTGATCTACCGGAAGACCGCCCGGAACTTCGGCCCGATCATGGCCACCGCGGCGAAGACCGCCATTGTGCAGGTCCGGGAGATTGTCGACATCGGCGGGATAGACCCCGAAGCCGTGGTCACCCCGGGAATCTACGTCAACAGCCTGGTCCGCGTGGACCGGGAGAAAGCGCCGGCTGCAGCATGA
- a CDS encoding thiolase family protein, with the protein MNQAYIYDAVRTPFGKFGGALAGVRPDDLAAQVLKASVSRAPGLDPERIDEVVFGNANGAGEENRNVARMATLLAGLPTSIPGTTVNRLCGSSLDAALIASRQINTGEADLMLIGGVESMSRAPWVLPKNEKPYPAGDQTLASTTLGWRLVNPAMPKEWTVSLGEATEQLREKYGITRERQDAFAAASHALAAKAWDEGKYANLTVAVDGVDLDRDESIRAGSTVEKLATLRTVFRPASEDVSGGTVTAGNASPLNDGASAAWLGSENAAGILGLAPLARIAGRGAAANEPQFFGYAPVEAANTALKRAGISWSDVGAVELNEAFAAQSLACLDAWDVDPGIVNAWGGAVAIGHPLGASGTRILGTLARRLQESGERWGVAAICIGVGQGLAVVLENAN; encoded by the coding sequence GTGAACCAGGCCTATATCTACGACGCAGTCCGTACCCCCTTCGGCAAATTCGGCGGGGCCCTCGCCGGAGTCCGCCCGGACGATCTGGCCGCACAGGTCCTGAAGGCCTCCGTGTCCCGGGCCCCCGGCCTGGACCCCGAGCGGATTGACGAAGTGGTCTTCGGCAACGCCAACGGCGCCGGCGAGGAAAACCGCAACGTGGCCCGCATGGCCACCCTGCTGGCCGGCCTGCCCACCTCGATCCCGGGCACCACGGTCAACCGGCTCTGCGGCTCGTCCCTCGACGCGGCACTGATCGCCTCCCGGCAGATCAACACCGGCGAAGCGGACCTGATGCTGATCGGCGGCGTCGAGTCCATGAGCCGTGCCCCCTGGGTGCTGCCCAAGAACGAAAAACCGTACCCGGCCGGAGACCAGACCCTAGCCTCCACCACCCTGGGCTGGCGTCTGGTCAACCCCGCCATGCCGAAGGAATGGACCGTTTCCCTGGGCGAGGCCACCGAGCAGCTGCGCGAGAAGTACGGCATCACCCGTGAGCGCCAGGATGCGTTCGCCGCAGCCTCGCACGCCCTCGCCGCAAAGGCCTGGGACGAGGGCAAGTACGCGAACCTGACGGTCGCCGTCGACGGTGTGGACCTGGACCGCGATGAAAGCATCCGCGCCGGCTCCACCGTGGAGAAGCTCGCCACGCTGCGCACCGTTTTCCGCCCGGCCTCCGAAGATGTCTCAGGCGGCACCGTCACCGCCGGCAACGCCTCGCCGCTGAACGACGGCGCTTCCGCCGCCTGGCTGGGCAGCGAAAACGCCGCCGGGATCCTTGGCCTGGCTCCGCTGGCCCGGATCGCAGGCCGCGGAGCCGCAGCCAATGAACCCCAGTTCTTCGGTTACGCCCCGGTGGAGGCGGCAAACACCGCGCTGAAGCGGGCCGGCATCAGCTGGAGCGACGTCGGCGCCGTCGAACTCAACGAGGCCTTCGCGGCCCAGTCCCTGGCCTGCCTGGACGCCTGGGACGTGGACCCCGGCATCGTCAATGCCTGGGGCGGCGCGGTAGCCATCGGCCACCCGCTCGGCGCCTCCGGCACCCGCATCCTGGGGACGCTGGCCCGCCGGCTGCAGGAATCGGGGGAGCGCTGGGGCGTGGCCGCGATCTGCATCGGTGTGGGCCAGGGCCTCGCCGTCGTGCTCGAAAACGCCAACTAA
- the pcaC gene encoding 4-carboxymuconolactone decarboxylase: MIADANKSRQDVYNEGMAVRREVLGAEHVDRANAGKDEFTTDFQDLITQYAWGTIWTRPGLPRTMRSAVTLTALIAHGHLEEFAMHVRAALRNGLDRDEIKEIVLQSAIYCGVPSANSAFKVAQGVFREIDAAA; the protein is encoded by the coding sequence GTGATCGCAGATGCCAACAAGAGCCGGCAGGACGTATACAACGAGGGCATGGCAGTGCGCCGCGAGGTCCTCGGCGCCGAACACGTGGACCGGGCCAACGCCGGCAAGGACGAATTCACCACCGACTTCCAGGACCTGATCACCCAGTACGCCTGGGGCACCATCTGGACCCGTCCAGGCCTGCCGCGCACCATGCGCAGCGCCGTCACGCTGACCGCCCTGATTGCCCACGGACACCTGGAGGAGTTCGCCATGCACGTCCGCGCCGCGCTGCGCAACGGCCTGGACCGCGACGAGATCAAGGAGATTGTGCTGCAGTCCGCCATCTACTGCGGCGTCCCCTCCGCCAACTCCGCCTTCAAGGTGGCCCAGGGCGTCTTCCGGGAGATTGACGCTGCGGCCTGA
- a CDS encoding alpha/beta hydrolase produces the protein MSIPAIKASRLSNAGPAAPVLIAGPSLGTASMPLWSRAAAALDSFTVIAWDLPGHGASPAAGEPFSIADLASAVAALVTGARSAGDIPADVPVFYAGVSLGGAVGLQLGLDHGSLFDGVAVLCSGAKIGDADAWEERAETVRLQGTPTQVVGSGQRWFAPGFMDREPAAAAALLHSLQDADRFSYALCCRALAGFDVRDRLADITVPVLAVAGADDAVTPPSFAQLIADRVTNGTAAVVDDAAHLVPVEQPAATAELLKDFFGAQYLEGN, from the coding sequence ATGAGCATCCCCGCCATCAAGGCGTCCCGCCTTTCCAACGCCGGCCCCGCGGCCCCCGTCCTGATTGCCGGCCCGTCACTGGGCACCGCGTCCATGCCGCTGTGGAGCCGGGCTGCCGCCGCCCTGGACAGCTTCACGGTCATTGCCTGGGACCTGCCCGGCCACGGCGCCAGCCCCGCTGCAGGGGAACCCTTCAGTATCGCGGATCTGGCGTCCGCCGTCGCCGCACTGGTGACCGGTGCCCGCAGCGCCGGAGATATTCCCGCGGATGTCCCGGTCTTCTATGCCGGGGTATCGCTGGGCGGCGCCGTCGGGCTGCAGCTGGGCCTGGACCACGGGTCCCTGTTCGACGGCGTGGCCGTCCTGTGTTCCGGCGCCAAGATCGGAGACGCAGACGCCTGGGAGGAACGCGCCGAAACGGTGCGCCTCCAGGGCACGCCCACCCAGGTGGTGGGCTCGGGGCAGCGGTGGTTCGCGCCGGGCTTTATGGACCGGGAGCCCGCCGCCGCAGCGGCCCTGCTGCACTCGCTCCAGGACGCAGACCGCTTCTCCTACGCCCTGTGCTGCCGTGCGCTGGCGGGCTTTGACGTCCGAGACCGCCTCGCGGACATCACGGTCCCCGTGCTCGCTGTTGCCGGCGCCGACGACGCCGTCACGCCGCCGTCGTTCGCGCAGCTCATTGCCGACCGCGTAACCAACGGAACCGCCGCCGTCGTCGACGACGCCGCACATCTGGTCCCGGTGGAGCAGCCGGCGGCCACCGCAGAACTGCTGAAGGATTTCTTCGGCGCACAGTACCTCGAAGGGAACTAA
- a CDS encoding lyase family protein, which translates to MGAADSADYGLLSPAWAGTPAAELTGDRQLLQALLDVELEWVRVLASAGLADPDAPAAVAAVSDASRYDAASLAERAQGGGNPVIPLLADLRAQAREVSPKAAAAIHRGATSQDIMDTALMLMARRALDTVLADADRAAAALGDLARRHAATLCVARTLTQHSLPSTFGLRAAQWLHGIGSAAQGLRTASDNLQLQWGGASGTLAALTLAAGSAPGGGTITAFDLTARLAHGLGLADPVAPWQTNRLPVTALGAALQDFTAAAGKVANDVLLLSRPEIGEVSEPRAAGRGGSSAMPQKQNPVLSVLIRSAALAAPGYGMQLNAAAAAADDERPSGSWHVEWQALRSLLRLAGGAAAKLAELAEGLQVSTDALARNLESAGPLVVSEKIMAVVAPLLDDGVPGRGKETVAATVARSLSSGEPFEELLRAAVPPEVLSDAELKSVLDPAEYLGEAAALIERITAAYPGKPPA; encoded by the coding sequence GTGGGTGCAGCGGACAGTGCGGACTACGGACTGCTCTCCCCGGCCTGGGCGGGAACGCCGGCCGCGGAACTGACCGGCGACCGCCAGCTGCTCCAGGCCCTCCTGGACGTGGAACTGGAATGGGTCCGCGTGCTGGCCTCCGCCGGGCTGGCCGATCCGGACGCTCCGGCTGCCGTTGCGGCCGTCAGCGACGCCTCCCGGTACGACGCCGCGTCCCTCGCCGAGCGGGCACAGGGCGGCGGAAACCCCGTCATCCCGCTGCTGGCGGACCTCCGTGCCCAGGCCCGGGAAGTTTCGCCGAAGGCTGCGGCCGCGATCCACCGCGGTGCCACCAGCCAGGACATCATGGACACCGCCCTGATGCTGATGGCCCGCCGGGCCCTGGACACGGTCCTGGCGGATGCAGACCGCGCTGCGGCCGCCCTGGGTGACCTGGCCCGCCGCCACGCCGCAACCCTGTGCGTGGCCCGGACCCTGACCCAGCACTCGCTGCCCTCCACCTTCGGCCTGCGTGCCGCACAGTGGCTGCACGGCATCGGCTCCGCCGCCCAGGGGCTGCGCACCGCCTCCGACAACCTCCAGCTGCAGTGGGGCGGTGCCTCCGGAACGCTGGCGGCGCTCACCCTGGCCGCCGGTTCCGCACCCGGCGGCGGAACTATCACTGCCTTCGACCTCACCGCACGGCTGGCCCACGGCCTCGGCCTGGCCGACCCCGTGGCACCCTGGCAGACCAACCGGCTGCCGGTGACCGCCCTGGGGGCCGCCCTGCAGGACTTCACCGCCGCAGCCGGGAAGGTTGCCAACGACGTCCTGCTGCTCAGCCGCCCGGAAATCGGCGAGGTCTCCGAACCCCGCGCCGCCGGCCGCGGCGGCTCCTCCGCCATGCCGCAGAAGCAGAACCCCGTCCTGTCCGTCCTGATCCGCAGCGCAGCCCTGGCCGCCCCCGGCTACGGCATGCAGCTCAACGCCGCCGCCGCCGCCGCGGATGATGAGCGGCCCAGCGGCTCCTGGCACGTGGAATGGCAGGCCCTGCGCTCCCTGCTGCGCCTCGCCGGGGGAGCGGCGGCCAAGCTGGCCGAACTGGCCGAAGGCCTGCAGGTGTCCACGGACGCCCTGGCCAGGAACCTGGAATCCGCCGGACCGCTAGTGGTCAGTGAAAAGATCATGGCCGTCGTGGCGCCCCTGCTCGACGACGGCGTGCCCGGACGCGGCAAGGAAACCGTCGCCGCCACGGTGGCCCGCTCGCTGTCCTCCGGCGAGCCCTTCGAGGAATTGCTGCGCGCTGCGGTTCCCCCGGAGGTCCTTTCCGATGCGGAACTCAAGAGTGTCCTCGACCCCGCCGAATACCTAGGGGAGGCCGCCGCCCTCATTGAGCGGATCACCGCTGCCTACCCCGGAAAGCCTCCAGCATGA
- the pcaG gene encoding protocatechuate 3,4-dioxygenase subunit alpha, translating to MSEQKLTATPGQTIGPFYGYALPFDKDNQLLPPGMPGSIRLQGTVTDGAGDTIPDALLEIWQADADGNIPQRTGSLVRDGYTFTGWGRTAVDNTGNYTFTTVNPGPTEAGSAPFISFVIFARGLLNKLHTRMYLPDDEEALARDPLLSSLPEERRRTLIAAREADGGLRWNICLQGEDETVFLTYPGA from the coding sequence ATGAGCGAGCAGAAGCTAACCGCCACCCCGGGCCAGACCATCGGCCCGTTCTACGGCTACGCCCTCCCCTTCGACAAGGACAACCAGCTGCTGCCCCCGGGCATGCCCGGCAGTATCCGCCTGCAGGGCACCGTGACCGACGGCGCCGGTGACACCATTCCGGACGCGCTGCTCGAAATCTGGCAGGCCGACGCCGACGGGAACATCCCGCAGCGGACCGGCTCCCTGGTCCGCGACGGCTACACCTTCACCGGATGGGGCCGCACCGCCGTCGACAACACCGGCAACTACACCTTCACCACGGTGAACCCGGGTCCGACGGAAGCGGGATCGGCCCCCTTCATTTCCTTCGTCATCTTTGCCCGCGGCCTGCTGAACAAGCTGCACACCCGGATGTACCTGCCGGACGACGAAGAGGCCTTGGCCCGCGACCCGCTGCTGTCCTCGCTGCCCGAGGAGCGCCGCCGCACCCTGATCGCCGCCCGCGAAGCCGACGGCGGCCTGCGCTGGAACATCTGCCTGCAGGGCGAGGACGAGACCGTCTTCCTCACCTACCCCGGAGCGTAG
- the pcaH gene encoding protocatechuate 3,4-dioxygenase subunit beta, whose product MEMEEDLFSNSHVIEKLDAAEASQDQISAEIASVHAEYSKGVDDGAAEETQPRIDFSPYRSSLLRHPTKDPHHVDPETIELWSPAFGHQDVHALESDLTIQHNGEPMGERIIVRGRILDGDGHPVRNQLVEIWQANSAGRYIHKRDQHPAPLDPNFTGVGRCITTDDGFYEFTTIKPGPYPWKNHYNAWRPAHIHFSLFGTDFTQRMITQMYFPGDPLFALDPIYQSITDSKARDRLVATYDHNITSHEWATGYNWDIVLTGSNRTWMEDEDAE is encoded by the coding sequence ATGGAAATGGAAGAGGATCTTTTCTCGAACAGCCATGTCATCGAGAAGCTGGACGCCGCCGAGGCCTCGCAGGACCAGATCTCCGCTGAAATCGCGTCGGTCCACGCCGAATACTCCAAGGGGGTGGACGACGGCGCCGCGGAGGAGACCCAGCCCCGCATCGATTTCTCTCCCTACCGCAGCTCCCTTCTGCGCCACCCCACTAAGGATCCGCACCACGTGGACCCCGAAACCATTGAACTGTGGTCCCCGGCCTTCGGCCACCAGGATGTCCACGCGCTCGAGAGCGACCTGACCATCCAGCACAACGGCGAGCCGATGGGGGAGCGGATCATCGTCCGCGGACGCATCCTCGACGGCGACGGGCACCCGGTCCGCAACCAGCTGGTGGAAATCTGGCAGGCCAACTCCGCCGGCCGCTACATCCACAAGCGCGACCAGCACCCCGCCCCGCTGGACCCGAACTTCACCGGCGTCGGCCGCTGCATCACCACCGATGACGGCTTCTATGAGTTCACCACCATCAAGCCCGGACCGTACCCGTGGAAGAACCACTACAACGCCTGGCGGCCCGCACACATCCACTTCTCGCTCTTCGGCACCGACTTCACCCAGCGCATGATCACCCAGATGTACTTCCCCGGCGATCCGCTGTTCGCCCTGGATCCGATCTACCAGTCGATCACCGATTCCAAGGCCCGCGACCGCCTCGTGGCCACGTACGACCACAACATCACCTCGCATGAATGGGCCACCGGCTACAACTGGGACATCGTGCTCACCGGCAGCAACCGCACCTGGATGGAAGACGAGGACGCAGAGTAA
- a CDS encoding 4-hydroxybenzoate 3-monooxygenase — protein MGAERTILKTQVGIVGGGPAGLMLSHLLAKSGIENIVVEKRDHETIRTTHRAGILEHGSVRMLTETGVSNRVLTEGYRHEGIDLRFGGESHRIDFEDLVGESVWLYPQNEVFTDLAAARERDHGDVRYGVSDTAVVDLATDTPKILFTDSDGRDYEIHCEILVGSDGSAGICKRSIPKEARTDNFIEYPFAWFGILTRAAPSAPELIYANSDRGFALISQRNDEVQRMYFQSDPNEDPDAWSEDRIWDELQARVDGPDGFELTRGPIFEKTVLKFRSYVCEPLRYGNLFLAGDAGHTVPPTGAKGLNLALADVRVLFEAIDSFYATRSADLLDGYSDKALKRVWRAQNFSYWMTSMLHTRADAGSFERKRALGELSGVVASRHGSAYLAEAYTGWPND, from the coding sequence ATGGGTGCAGAGCGCACAATTCTCAAGACGCAGGTCGGCATTGTGGGCGGCGGCCCGGCCGGACTGATGCTTTCGCACCTGCTGGCCAAGTCCGGCATTGAAAACATCGTGGTCGAAAAGCGGGACCACGAGACCATCCGCACCACCCATCGGGCAGGGATCCTGGAGCACGGCAGCGTCCGGATGCTCACCGAGACCGGTGTCAGCAACAGGGTGCTTACCGAGGGCTACCGGCACGAGGGGATTGACCTGCGCTTCGGCGGCGAGAGCCACCGCATCGACTTTGAAGACCTGGTGGGGGAGTCCGTGTGGCTGTATCCGCAGAATGAAGTCTTCACCGACCTGGCCGCCGCCCGGGAACGGGACCACGGGGATGTCCGCTACGGAGTCAGCGACACCGCCGTGGTGGACCTTGCAACGGACACCCCGAAGATCCTCTTCACGGACAGCGACGGCCGGGATTATGAGATCCACTGCGAGATTCTGGTGGGCTCCGACGGTTCCGCCGGCATCTGCAAGCGCTCCATCCCCAAGGAAGCCCGCACGGACAACTTCATCGAATACCCCTTCGCCTGGTTCGGCATCCTCACCCGGGCAGCCCCCAGCGCACCGGAACTGATCTACGCCAACTCGGACCGCGGTTTCGCCCTGATCAGCCAGCGCAACGACGAGGTCCAGCGGATGTACTTCCAGTCCGACCCGAACGAAGACCCGGATGCCTGGAGCGAAGACCGGATCTGGGACGAGCTCCAGGCCCGGGTGGACGGCCCGGACGGCTTCGAACTGACGAGGGGACCCATCTTCGAAAAAACCGTCCTGAAGTTCCGCAGCTACGTCTGCGAACCTCTGCGGTACGGAAACCTGTTCCTGGCCGGCGACGCCGGGCACACCGTTCCGCCCACGGGAGCCAAGGGGCTGAACCTCGCCCTGGCCGACGTTCGGGTGCTGTTCGAAGCCATCGATTCGTTCTACGCCACCCGGTCCGCGGACCTGCTGGACGGGTACAGCGACAAGGCGCTGAAGCGGGTCTGGCGGGCGCAGAACTTTTCCTATTGGATGACCTCTATGCTGCACACCCGGGCGGATGCCGGTTCCTTCGAGCGCAAGCGTGCGCTGGGAGAGCTGAGCGGCGTCGTCGCCTCCCGGCACGGCAGCGCCTACCTTGCCGAGGCCTACACCGGCTGGCCGAACGACTAA
- a CDS encoding IclR family transcriptional regulator, with product MANSPTGESMTSRIVRIISAFDDTHQSMPVAVLARRAELPLSTAHRIVKDLMGHGFLQREPDGGIRLGLRLWELANRSSAALGLKQIAMPFMEDIQAVVRQHTQLSVLRQDEVLFIERLSSHGSVLNHAKVAGRLPVHVSSSGMVMMAHSPRHVQEAYLQRRDLDAAAEKVLRASWARMRLEGSASLPGAVVPETTGIAVPVFGAGSTAVAAIGVVVPTGGEDIPATVPALMTAARGISRGLGVRTEAAGPHYRR from the coding sequence ATGGCGAATTCCCCGACCGGCGAATCCATGACCAGCCGGATCGTCCGGATTATCAGCGCCTTCGACGACACGCACCAGTCCATGCCCGTGGCCGTGCTGGCCCGCCGCGCGGAGCTGCCCCTGTCCACCGCACACCGGATCGTGAAGGACCTCATGGGGCACGGCTTCCTCCAGCGCGAGCCGGACGGCGGCATCCGCCTCGGCCTTCGCCTGTGGGAACTGGCCAACCGCAGTTCTGCGGCGCTGGGCCTGAAGCAGATTGCGATGCCGTTCATGGAGGACATCCAGGCAGTGGTCCGGCAGCACACGCAGCTGTCCGTGCTGCGCCAGGACGAGGTCCTGTTCATCGAACGGCTGTCCAGCCACGGCTCGGTGCTGAACCACGCCAAGGTCGCCGGCCGGCTCCCCGTCCACGTCTCGTCTTCGGGGATGGTGATGATGGCCCACTCGCCCCGGCACGTGCAGGAGGCCTATCTGCAGCGGCGGGACCTGGATGCCGCCGCCGAGAAGGTCCTCCGGGCTTCCTGGGCCCGGATGCGGCTGGAAGGCAGCGCGAGCCTGCCCGGCGCCGTCGTCCCGGAGACCACCGGGATAGCGGTGCCCGTGTTCGGAGCGGGCAGCACCGCGGTGGCGGCGATCGGCGTTGTCGTGCCTACCGGAGGGGAGGATATCCCCGCAACCGTCCCGGCCCTGATGACCGCTGCCCGCGGCATTTCCCGGGGACTGGGAGTGCGCACCGAAGCGGCGGGACCGCACTACCGGCGCTGA